One genomic window of Polyangium aurulentum includes the following:
- a CDS encoding PAAR-like domain-containing protein, with the protein MKGQNASKSPDALVVSIAPDVCWTPMGGSMVAVPYNIIGRLEHATGTSSKDLYNGKPGFTMASRIPTVEGDEAGTGGGVISGVNCGYCRPVEHSTTYKVRGSWMVREGDLMAMNCAGPEGSANTYGRIVIMNQIASAAGVSLKKASAVSTDPDTGAMVIEQREVLRDPRTGAITEIAQRTSVDVEMGELRTESVAITTKPNGERSYEATAGSFDPATRTYAVQTTSGVLPEGEEVASDRLYFGTSDEGEHFAPPPEMSGPEVADDDPELLADPEVKAALEEQAAAEAEREALEREAMWEGGKMAADVAGIFDPTPASDVIGGTMCLVDGDFVGAGLSLVSVLPYFGDAIAKPLKGTRAAAKIAQLGEKMAEIGRKLDKLTDASKKAIARAKEALRKRRGGGGGPPGPPKPRNPGDGGFTPGGALKPKRTAPSGKPGGKPRGEPTPIKGDGETVRSLTRENETANKLANRGYDVEQNPTPRQNGKRPDYKIEGEHADCYAPTTKDRGPTAEPLTAEDKAAKMDNIRDYISKKVKRGQAERFTINLDDAPEVSVSDIKDIFARKPVNRLEEIIVLKGDEIVHVFP; encoded by the coding sequence ATGAAAGGGCAGAACGCGAGCAAGAGCCCGGATGCGCTCGTCGTGTCCATCGCGCCCGACGTCTGCTGGACGCCGATGGGCGGCAGCATGGTCGCGGTGCCGTACAACATCATCGGGCGCCTGGAGCACGCGACGGGCACGTCATCGAAGGACCTCTACAACGGCAAACCCGGCTTCACGATGGCGAGCCGCATTCCCACCGTGGAGGGCGACGAAGCGGGAACGGGCGGCGGCGTGATCTCGGGCGTGAACTGCGGCTATTGCAGGCCCGTCGAGCACAGCACGACCTACAAGGTGCGGGGGAGCTGGATGGTGCGCGAGGGCGACCTGATGGCGATGAACTGCGCCGGTCCTGAAGGCTCCGCGAACACGTACGGACGCATCGTGATCATGAACCAGATTGCGTCGGCCGCGGGCGTGAGCCTGAAGAAGGCGAGCGCGGTGTCGACGGATCCGGACACGGGCGCGATGGTGATCGAGCAGCGGGAGGTGCTGCGGGATCCGAGGACGGGCGCGATCACGGAGATCGCGCAGCGGACGAGCGTCGACGTGGAGATGGGCGAGCTGCGCACCGAGAGCGTGGCGATCACGACGAAGCCGAACGGAGAGAGGAGCTACGAGGCGACAGCGGGGAGCTTCGATCCGGCGACGCGGACCTATGCGGTGCAGACGACGTCGGGGGTGCTGCCGGAGGGCGAGGAGGTCGCGAGCGATAGGCTGTACTTCGGTACGAGCGACGAGGGCGAACACTTCGCGCCTCCGCCAGAAATGAGCGGGCCGGAGGTAGCTGACGATGATCCGGAGCTGCTCGCAGATCCGGAGGTGAAGGCGGCGCTCGAAGAGCAGGCGGCCGCGGAAGCGGAGCGCGAGGCGCTCGAACGCGAGGCGATGTGGGAGGGCGGGAAGATGGCCGCCGACGTCGCCGGCATCTTCGACCCGACGCCGGCCTCGGACGTCATCGGCGGGACGATGTGCCTGGTCGACGGGGACTTCGTTGGGGCGGGGCTCAGCCTGGTCTCGGTCCTTCCGTACTTCGGGGATGCGATCGCGAAGCCGCTGAAGGGGACACGGGCGGCGGCCAAGATCGCGCAGCTCGGCGAGAAGATGGCCGAGATCGGGCGCAAGCTCGATAAGCTCACGGACGCGTCGAAGAAGGCGATCGCAAGGGCGAAGGAGGCGCTCAGGAAGAGGCGTGGGGGTGGAGGAGGGCCGCCGGGGCCGCCGAAGCCGAGGAATCCGGGGGATGGGGGGTTTACGCCGGGAGGGGCGCTCAAGCCAAAGCGGACGGCGCCGTCGGGGAAGCCGGGCGGGAAGCCGAGGGGGGAACCGACGCCGATCAAGGGAGATGGGGAAACGGTTCGCAGCTTGACGCGTGAAAACGAGACCGCAAACAAGCTGGCGAACCGTGGTTACGACGTCGAGCAGAACCCAACGCCGAGGCAGAATGGCAAAAGACCAGACTATAAGATCGAGGGAGAGCACGCCGATTGTTATGCGCCGACGACAAAGGACAGGGGACCGACGGCAGAACCGCTGACGGCAGAGGACAAGGCGGCGAAAATGGACAATATCCGAGACTACATCAGCAAGAAGGTGAAGCGCGGCCAAGCCGAGCGATTCACGATCAATCTCGACGACGCACCAGAGGTCAGCGTCTCGGACATCAAGGACATCTTCGCGCGGAAGCCGGTGAACAGACTCGAAGAGATCATCGTGCTCAAAGGGGACGAGATAGTCCATGTGTTCCCGTAG
- a CDS encoding SitI3 family protein — protein MAIEYDLDMYANDRNLDPEEVRSALLSQFPLTVNPHSDTLSGEGLSVTVIELDREYCERRGHAHLGVSPGFRIDKFEEYDVGVENMLRMVAWLLHRFDVEASLTLNGERSLLTRANGRLMLSDVPDFWFPERQAIFAT, from the coding sequence ATGGCCATCGAATACGATCTCGATATGTACGCAAACGATCGCAACCTTGATCCTGAGGAGGTACGCAGCGCGCTGCTCTCACAGTTTCCCCTAACCGTCAACCCGCACTCGGACACGCTCTCCGGCGAAGGGCTATCCGTGACCGTGATCGAGCTGGATCGCGAATACTGCGAGAGACGAGGACACGCCCATCTGGGCGTCAGCCCAGGCTTCAGGATCGACAAATTCGAAGAGTACGACGTCGGGGTCGAGAACATGCTCCGGATGGTCGCGTGGCTGCTGCATCGATTCGACGTGGAGGCTTCTTTGACACTAAACGGCGAACGAAGCCTGCTTACCAGGGCAAACGGTCGCTTGATGCTGAGCGACGTTCCTGATTTCTGGTTTCCTGAGCGTCAGGCCATATTTGCAACGTGA
- a CDS encoding matrixin family metalloprotease, whose translation MRASILAALLAAPLLLAAGDAEAWTGLQDAPHPFWGLMPVKYYINEGTFPPGIAATGKQRLEAGFGVWSAPDCSAWATQNLGNLPDGKWSSGDDKNVLLWVNAPDPWPLELGDVNSVIGVTLPIWMGDSDGNQLIFDADIVFNGVGFCWYNYDPQNPAEKCSGGEPVDTLSIAAHEQGHFLGLGHTDVQNSTMWPSYLGGNTQATIEQDDVDGVCALYPKGGVKLCGPCKQNAAKNQCAEQSFACTGQCIGVYNCVLQCATPGAACIDQCTEQYPEGAEKYLAYANCICNSCSAECGPECSGVGSGSGGATEASGAWNGDGEPEGPELSEDGGCGCSVYESPGHVGALGALAAALAVLARRSRRRS comes from the coding sequence ATGCGCGCTTCGATCCTGGCCGCTCTCCTCGCCGCCCCGCTCCTGCTCGCCGCCGGCGACGCCGAGGCGTGGACCGGCCTTCAGGACGCGCCGCACCCCTTCTGGGGATTGATGCCGGTCAAATACTACATCAACGAGGGCACGTTCCCGCCCGGCATCGCCGCCACCGGCAAGCAGCGGCTCGAGGCCGGCTTCGGCGTCTGGAGCGCGCCCGATTGCTCGGCCTGGGCCACCCAGAACCTCGGCAACCTCCCCGACGGCAAGTGGTCGAGCGGCGACGACAAGAATGTCCTGCTCTGGGTCAACGCCCCCGATCCCTGGCCGCTCGAGCTCGGCGACGTGAATTCGGTCATTGGCGTCACCCTGCCGATCTGGATGGGCGACAGCGACGGCAATCAGCTCATCTTCGACGCCGACATCGTCTTCAACGGCGTCGGGTTTTGCTGGTACAACTACGACCCTCAAAACCCGGCCGAGAAATGCTCCGGCGGCGAGCCCGTCGATACGCTGTCGATCGCCGCGCACGAGCAGGGCCATTTCCTCGGCCTCGGTCATACCGACGTCCAGAACTCGACCATGTGGCCGTCGTACCTCGGCGGCAACACGCAGGCCACGATCGAGCAGGACGACGTCGACGGCGTATGCGCCCTCTATCCGAAGGGCGGCGTGAAGCTCTGCGGGCCCTGCAAGCAGAACGCGGCGAAGAACCAGTGCGCGGAGCAGTCCTTCGCCTGCACGGGCCAGTGCATCGGCGTCTACAATTGCGTCCTGCAATGCGCCACCCCCGGCGCCGCGTGCATCGACCAATGCACCGAGCAGTACCCCGAGGGCGCCGAGAAGTACCTCGCGTACGCGAACTGCATCTGCAATTCCTGCTCGGCCGAGTGCGGACCGGAGTGCTCCGGCGTCGGCTCGGGCAGCGGCGGGGCCACGGAGGCGAGCGGCGCCTGGAATGGCGACGGAGAGCCCGAAGGCCCGGAGCTGTCCGAGGATGGCGGCTGCGGCTGCTCGGTGTACGAATCGCCCGGCCACGTCGGCGCCCTCGGCGCCCTCGCCGCGGCCCTCGCCGTGCTCGCCCGCCGAAGCCGCCGCCGAAGCTGA
- a CDS encoding DUF2169 family type VI secretion system accessory protein: protein MKIKNATPLSLIAFQSVDLAGTPFEVVAMKGTFEIVKDAPLRLADAQEPIRTSDVLWEREVPSSLRAEDDLAPFKPATDVIVNATAHAPGGKSAAQWHAGVKVGALRKRVLVTGPRAWVHAPLLGWSMSPIVPVRAVPIRYERAFGGETYEKNPVGVGMVDVRRVDRSSDVPVPQILPADGRVPVLGEPYPVEGLGAIAKPWQPRRARAGTFDDALKAQERPTLPPDFNVAYWNAAHPDLICDGFLRGDEAVELENLHPEHARLAFTLPALVVAAAIVDRDGYRYGSIARLDTLLIDAERMRAEITWRATLPLYKHGIARIDAGVRAMLPGAA, encoded by the coding sequence ATGAAGATCAAGAACGCCACGCCCTTGTCCTTGATTGCGTTCCAGAGCGTCGATCTCGCGGGCACTCCCTTCGAGGTGGTCGCGATGAAGGGGACGTTCGAGATCGTGAAAGACGCGCCGCTGCGGCTCGCGGATGCGCAGGAGCCGATCCGCACGAGCGATGTTCTGTGGGAGCGCGAGGTGCCGTCGAGCCTGCGGGCGGAGGATGATCTCGCGCCGTTCAAGCCTGCGACCGACGTCATCGTAAACGCGACCGCACACGCGCCCGGCGGCAAGTCGGCGGCGCAATGGCATGCGGGCGTGAAGGTCGGCGCCTTGCGCAAGCGCGTGCTCGTCACGGGGCCGCGTGCTTGGGTACATGCGCCTCTTCTGGGCTGGTCGATGAGCCCGATCGTGCCCGTGCGCGCGGTGCCCATTCGCTACGAGCGCGCGTTCGGCGGTGAGACGTACGAGAAGAACCCCGTGGGCGTGGGCATGGTCGACGTGCGCCGCGTGGATCGATCATCCGATGTGCCAGTGCCGCAGATCCTCCCGGCGGATGGTCGCGTGCCCGTGCTGGGCGAGCCGTACCCGGTCGAAGGCTTGGGCGCGATTGCGAAGCCCTGGCAGCCGCGGCGTGCGCGTGCAGGCACGTTCGACGACGCATTGAAGGCGCAGGAGAGGCCGACGCTGCCGCCCGACTTCAATGTCGCGTACTGGAATGCGGCGCATCCGGATCTGATCTGCGACGGCTTCCTTCGTGGTGACGAAGCGGTGGAGCTGGAGAACCTGCACCCCGAGCACGCGCGTCTCGCCTTCACGCTGCCGGCGCTCGTGGTTGCCGCAGCGATCGTCGACCGCGATGGTTACCGTTACGGATCGATCGCGCGTCTGGACACGCTCCTGATCGACGCCGAACGCATGCGTGCGGAGATCACCTGGCGCGCGACCTTGCCGCTCTACAAGCACGGCATTGCGCGCATCGATGCCGGTGTGCGCGCGATGCTGCCGGGGGCCGCATGA
- a CDS encoding RNA polymerase sigma factor yields MITLPVCPRPAKIPTDLPASPSSPAPPSEPPSKRITRLYTEERSFIRNLVLRRGVPARDADDVVHEVFLVVCRRIADLDPTHTARPWLHVITVQVAANYRKRARHHRERLPGVLPDQPDQRLDTDEIIASHEERAHFRARLARLRPKLRSVVIPYTLEERPISEIAITLDIPEPTAYARLHLARAALVRRKATR; encoded by the coding sequence ATGATCACCCTACCCGTTTGTCCGCGCCCCGCCAAGATCCCGACCGATCTTCCTGCATCCCCGTCCTCGCCCGCCCCTCCTTCCGAGCCGCCTTCCAAGCGCATCACTCGCCTCTACACGGAAGAGCGCTCATTCATCCGTAACCTCGTCCTTCGGCGCGGCGTCCCCGCCCGCGACGCTGACGACGTCGTGCACGAGGTTTTCCTGGTGGTCTGCCGTCGCATTGCCGACCTCGACCCCACGCATACCGCGCGCCCCTGGCTTCATGTCATCACCGTCCAGGTCGCCGCAAACTATCGCAAGCGCGCCCGACACCACCGCGAGCGGCTCCCCGGGGTTCTCCCCGATCAACCGGACCAGCGCCTCGACACTGACGAAATCATCGCCTCCCACGAGGAGCGCGCCCACTTCCGGGCCCGCCTCGCGCGCCTGCGTCCCAAGCTGCGCTCCGTCGTGATCCCTTACACCCTCGAAGAACGCCCGATCTCCGAGATCGCCATCACCCTTGACATTCCCGAGCCGACCGCCTACGCGCGCCTCCACCTGGCGCGTGCGGCGCTCGTTCGGAGAAAAGCAACGCGCTGA